The sequence TCCAATCGTGATCGCTGCAGGGTTCCTGACACGAATCTTCATTATCTTTCATGATTGTACCCATTTCTCTTTCTTTAAAAGCCGCCGTGTAAACCGAATCGTCGGAACAGCTATGGGTGTGTTAACGCTATTCCCGTTCGACCAGTGGGGGCATGATCATGCCGTCCATCACGCGACAAGCGGGAACCTGGATAAGCGTGGAACAGGTGACATCTGGACGCTGACGATTGATGAATATTTAGCAGCACCTCTTAAGATTCGTTTAGCGTATCGCTTTTACCGCAATCCGTTCGTTATGTTTGTATTAGGACCGATTTATGTATTCCTTCTGAAAAATAGATTTAACCGTAAAAATGCACGTAAGAAAGAACGTAATAACACGTATTTAGTGAACGTGATCATCGTGGCCCTTATCGCACTTCTATGTGTGACACTGGGATGGCAGGAATTCCTGCTGGTACAGGGATCCATCTTCATGGTTTCAGGATCGATCGGAATTTGGTTGTTCTATGTTCAGCATACGTTTGAAGACTCGTATTTCGAAGAAGACAAAGAATGGCAATATGTGTTGGCGGCTGTTGAAGGAAGCTCCTTCTATAAGCTTCCAAAAATCATGCAGTTCCTTACAGGTAACATCGGTTATCACCATATTCACCATCTAAGTCCGAGAGTGCCGAACTACAGACTGGAAGAAGCTCATAAAAACTCAGAGCCATTACAAAAAGTACCAACCATCTCACTTTTAACAAGCTTAAAATCATTACGTTTCAAGCTTTGGGATGAAGAAAACAAAACGTTTGTAAGCTTTAGAGGCATCAAGTCTCTGGATAAGTCAAAATCAAGAATCTCGACTGAAGCCAAACCTGAACTATAAACCTGACCGACTCTCCTTATGAACGTTTCATATAAGGGGAGTCTTTACTTGATAAGGCCTATAAAAGGAGAGAACCTACATGATTCGAATCGTCATACAAGAAGACCAACAGTTGCTCCGTGAAACCATGAGCTCCCTCCTTAACCTGGAGGACGATATGGAAGTCGTCGGTCAGGCATCGGGCATACAGGACTCCCAAACACTTATCCAAAAACTAAAACCAGACCTCTTCATCATGGATATTGAAATGCTGGAGAGGGACGGACCTCTAGAGGCAGGATGTCCACTGCTTGTTCTTACTACATTTGCAAAAAAGGGGTATCGAGATAAAGTGGAACAAGCGGATGCACGCGGGTATCTGTTGAAGGACAGTCCAAGTGATGAATTGACATCGTCGATTCGTAACATAATGGGAGGAATGAAGGTCTATTCCTCTAAGCTCAATATAGCTGAGGAAGAGTCCCGGGAATGTACTTCCTATGAAATTCCTCGTACGCCAAAACCAGTGAAGAAGAATTATATAACAATGGTCATAAATAAGATGAAGCTTCCGACAGGATCATAGCCTTCCCTCCTCAATCAGGGGAGGTTTTTTTGTGAATATGAAATAACTTTAATAACATATAAAAGAATATAGATGGTAAAATAGTGGGAAATACCCAAGGGGGGAGTTACATGGCACCAGGAGGAGATATGATGTTTCAAATTGTCCCTATTTTTATAGGGATCGTCTTTGTCATCGTGATTTCGTTCATTCTGTTCTCCATTATAAAAGGAGTGGGCGAGTGGAGTAAGAATAACCAGTCACCCGTTATAAATGTCCGGGCAAAAGTCCTTGCCAAAAGGACGGCAGTAAGAGGTGGTGGGGAAACAAGAGCCTATAGCCAATACTTTGTCACCTTCGAAGTGGACAGTGGGGACAGGATGGAGTTAAAGGTCAAAGATACTGAGTATGGGATGCTTGTGGAAGGAGACCAGGGGGAATTGAACTTCCAGGGCTCCCGTTATCTTGGGTTCGTCCGTCACTCTCGGGAAGTCCATATGTAAAAAACGGACCCGCCATACACAACGTATGGCGGGTCCGGCTGGATGATTACCATTCCTTCGGTTCATAATCCAAATCCTGAAACAGTCGCGTCTTCTCTTTCTTAGAAAGGTCACGCCATTGTCCTACAGGCAGGTTCCCTAAATGAATATTCATGATCCTCGTACGCTGCAGTCTATATACCTCGTATCCAAGGGCTTCGCACATACGACGTATTTGGCGGTTCAATCCTTGAGTCAATGTGATTTGGAAGACATACTTAGAAATCTGTTCAACCTTACATGGCAGTGTCTTCGTTCCCAGGATCTTAACACCCTCCGACATCTGCTTTAGAAAATCCTCTGAAATCGGGCGGTCAACCGTCACGATGTATTCCTTCTCATGCTGATTCTCGGCACGAAGGATTTCATTGACGATATCCCCATCGTTCGTAAGAAGAATCAAGCCATCTGAATCCTTGTCCAATCGTCCGATATTGAAAATTCGCAGGGGATGATTGACGAGATCCACAATATTCCCTTTCACGCCTTTTTCTGTGGTACTCGTAATCCCAACAGGTTTATTTAAAGCGATATATACATTGTTTCGTGCCACCCTTACAGGTGCCCCGCTCACCTTCACATCATCCCCGGGATTCACTTGATCTCCAATCTTCGCGATCTTCCCGTTAATGGTCACTCTTCCTTCTGTAATCAATTTATCTGCACCGCGTCTGGATGCCTTTCCAGCTTCGCTGATATATTTATTAATACGCATGTTCAACACAACCTTAAACTGATAATTAATAATCTAAGAATATCGGACTGCTGCTTTATTTTCAAGGGATTCCCCAAA is a genomic window of Rossellomorea sp. y25 containing:
- a CDS encoding fatty acid desaturase gives rise to the protein MTNIKTLKKEVAPYEKSTTKESVWQIINTLGPFFLLWFLAYQSLSVSYWLALVPIVIAAGFLTRIFIIFHDCTHFSFFKSRRVNRIVGTAMGVLTLFPFDQWGHDHAVHHATSGNLDKRGTGDIWTLTIDEYLAAPLKIRLAYRFYRNPFVMFVLGPIYVFLLKNRFNRKNARKKERNNTYLVNVIIVALIALLCVTLGWQEFLLVQGSIFMVSGSIGIWLFYVQHTFEDSYFEEDKEWQYVLAAVEGSSFYKLPKIMQFLTGNIGYHHIHHLSPRVPNYRLEEAHKNSEPLQKVPTISLLTSLKSLRFKLWDEENKTFVSFRGIKSLDKSKSRISTEAKPEL
- a CDS encoding response regulator, with the translated sequence MIRIVIQEDQQLLRETMSSLLNLEDDMEVVGQASGIQDSQTLIQKLKPDLFIMDIEMLERDGPLEAGCPLLVLTTFAKKGYRDKVEQADARGYLLKDSPSDELTSSIRNIMGGMKVYSSKLNIAEEESRECTSYEIPRTPKPVKKNYITMVINKMKLPTGS
- a CDS encoding DUF2500 domain-containing protein — protein: MAPGGDMMFQIVPIFIGIVFVIVISFILFSIIKGVGEWSKNNQSPVINVRAKVLAKRTAVRGGGETRAYSQYFVTFEVDSGDRMELKVKDTEYGMLVEGDQGELNFQGSRYLGFVRHSREVHM
- the rluF gene encoding 23S rRNA pseudouridine(2604) synthase RluF, yielding MRINKYISEAGKASRRGADKLITEGRVTINGKIAKIGDQVNPGDDVKVSGAPVRVARNNVYIALNKPVGITSTTEKGVKGNIVDLVNHPLRIFNIGRLDKDSDGLILLTNDGDIVNEILRAENQHEKEYIVTVDRPISEDFLKQMSEGVKILGTKTLPCKVEQISKYVFQITLTQGLNRQIRRMCEALGYEVYRLQRTRIMNIHLGNLPVGQWRDLSKKEKTRLFQDLDYEPKEW